The genomic interval ACGCTGGCGCCACAAGGATAGGAACGAGCAATGGAGTGGCACTCATGAAAGAATAGTTACGATGATGGCAGGACCCCTGCCCTCGTAATTATCCGCCTAAACAGATGAATATGAAACACTTAATATTATTATTCTCCGGATTGCTGATCGGAGGCCTGGCCATGGCCCAGGATGCCCCGATAGCCAGTACAGGTGGCGTGAAGGTTGTAAAAGACCCGCGTCTCGACCTGCTGATCAGGAAACAGATCTACATCAATACCCTGGCCATCCGTAACCAACCGGGATTCAGGGTACAGATCATCTCTACCAACAAAAGGAATGAGGCCAGCGATATAAAGGCCCGTGTAATGCAATTATATCCCGATTACCGTACTTATATGGATTACCAGGCGCCGTATTTCAAGGTGCGCGTGGGTGACTTCAAGAGCCGGGAAGAGGCAGCCGATCTGCGGGAAAAGCTTTCCGAAAGTTTTCCGGGCGGCGTATTTGTAGTACCAGCCATCATTAATGTGTCACCTGAGAAAGAAGCCGGGAATGAAGAATCGTATTAAAGAACTGGCGCAGCAGTATGCGCCGGAGTTCGTTGCTATCCGCCGCCACATCCACTCCCATCCCGAACTATCGTTCCAGGAATATGAAACATCTAAATTCCTGCAACAGAAACTGGATGAATTCGGGGTGTCTTATACAGCTGGTATTGCGGGAACCGGTATTATCGCTACTATAGAAGGAAAGAATCCGTCTTCCAAAACCATCGCCTTAAGGGCAGACATTGACGCACTTCCTATCACGGAAGCCAATGACGTACCTTATAAATCGCTCAATACCGGGGTCATGCATGCCTGCGGGCATGATGTACACACCACCTGTGTGTTGGGCGCTACCCGCATCCTGCAACAGCTGAAGGGTGAATTTGAGGGAACCATCAGGGTATTGTTCCAGCCGGGAGAAGAGAAACATCCCGGAGGGGCCAGCCTTATGATCCAGGAAGGCGCACTGGAAAATCCCCGTCCCGATGCCATCCTGGGCATGCATGTGCAGCCGTCCATGGAAGCCGGTAAACTGGGCTTCAGGGCAGGTCAGTATATGGCCAGTGCAGATGAGATCTATATTACCATCAAAGGGAAGGGCGGTCATGCGGCATTGCCTCACCTCACAGTAGATACGATCCTGGTGGCATCTCACCTGGTGGTAAGCCTCCAGCAGGTCATCAGCCGTAATAATAATCCCTTCTCTCCTTCCGTGTTGAGCATCTGTGCTTTCAACGGCGGATATACCACCAACGTCATTCCCAGCGAGGTAAAGCTGATGGGCACCTTCCGTGCAATGGACGAAACATGGCGCTTCAAGGCCCATGAGATCATCAAGAAACAGGCTACGGAGCTGGCTCATGCCATGGGCGCTGAAATTGATATTGAGATACTGGTAGGTTATCCCTGCCTGTATAACAATGAAGCGGTAACGGGCAAAGCACGTTCCCTGGCAGAAGATTACCTGGGATTATCAAACGTGGAGGATACTGAAGTGCGCATGGGAGCAGAAGATTTTGCGTTCTATTCCCAGATAGTACCAGCCTGCTTTTTCAGACTGGGCACAGGTAATGTGTCCCGTGGCATCACCTCCGGCGTACACACACCCACCTTCGATGTAGATGAAAGCGCCATTGAAGTAGGGATAGGTACAATGGCCTATCTTGCCACCCAATTCTAATAACGCTACGTTTATTACAATATTA from Chitinophaga filiformis carries:
- a CDS encoding SPOR domain-containing protein; this encodes MKHLILLFSGLLIGGLAMAQDAPIASTGGVKVVKDPRLDLLIRKQIYINTLAIRNQPGFRVQIISTNKRNEASDIKARVMQLYPDYRTYMDYQAPYFKVRVGDFKSREEAADLREKLSESFPGGVFVVPAIINVSPEKEAGNEESY
- a CDS encoding M20 family metallopeptidase, with the translated sequence MKNRIKELAQQYAPEFVAIRRHIHSHPELSFQEYETSKFLQQKLDEFGVSYTAGIAGTGIIATIEGKNPSSKTIALRADIDALPITEANDVPYKSLNTGVMHACGHDVHTTCVLGATRILQQLKGEFEGTIRVLFQPGEEKHPGGASLMIQEGALENPRPDAILGMHVQPSMEAGKLGFRAGQYMASADEIYITIKGKGGHAALPHLTVDTILVASHLVVSLQQVISRNNNPFSPSVLSICAFNGGYTTNVIPSEVKLMGTFRAMDETWRFKAHEIIKKQATELAHAMGAEIDIEILVGYPCLYNNEAVTGKARSLAEDYLGLSNVEDTEVRMGAEDFAFYSQIVPACFFRLGTGNVSRGITSGVHTPTFDVDESAIEVGIGTMAYLATQF